A portion of the Pedobacter cryoconitis genome contains these proteins:
- a CDS encoding type I polyketide synthase: MENKIKPIAIVGIGCRFPGLSSSPDKFWEMLINKTDTIRDVPVERWDNRKFYSKNDARPGKIRAKQGGFLSESILEFDSLFFNMSPRESESLDPQQRMLLEIVYEAMEDSGMTLEAFKGSNTSVFIGGFILDNLLTQASGENKYNINSHTVAGAALTMLSNRISYVYDLKGPSLSIDTACSSSLVATHYACQSIWSGESSMALVGGANYMSSPESTILVSKGKFLSAHSRCKTFDSDAGGYVRGEGAGIVLLKPLEQALKDNDRIYATIVGTGVNQDGQTNGITVPNGDAQLKLIQKIHKDYNINKESIHYMEAHGTGTPVGDPIEFKSLNEVVSSPVIRKSKCLVGSVKTNIGHLEAASGIAGLIKTALCLKHNAVPANLHFNNPNPALGYETSNLKVPTTLERLPEDEDSLASINSFGFGGTNAHIVLKQYNSSNVDKYATPLKSDHFILPVSAKSISALKELAAKFRKHIQENSDQFEQILSNAIYRKSSLSQRLAIFATSREDIIEKLEAYEENLLLKGVNQGEALIQKPKVVFVYTGMGPQWWKMGRGLMETEIVFNKAIKECDDDFKEISGWSIYEELSKPMETSRVKDANIAQPANFVIQVALTRLMEYYGITPDAVVGHSVGEVASTYISGALSLKEALFVSYHRSRLQHSTAGKGAMLAVGLLEEEVIEMIKPYENVSIAAINSPKALTLSGDSESLKELLEKIESAGAFCRLLDVTVPYHSPIMSLIKDELLDSLENIKGTETKIDLYSTVTGAKISGHEINNDYWWKNVREPVLFSKAIDTLAGDDYKIFIEIGPHPVLRNSMMECIKNSKDFYFLQTLNHKEAEQTNFFDNVSKLFTLGYPIKWDRWIEKSPYIPLPTYPWQKEYLWRESKEALTNRKENKSLFFNSKVDSPLKAYEFELNEFFFPFLNDHTVHGKVIFPGAGYIGLAIAMYQLEISQKLPLKLENIKFLRVLPIFDDEIQKLHITSNPKSGQYSIQCKSGTDDAHWTEMSTGKFAVGNFDVNSPLIDLKEINSRLQTVLSAKVIYERLRQAKLDYGPFFSCIREIKAGNKELVAKISIHPDMIENMADYFIHPTLLDSCFQATIILAAGEFVPVSIGKIHCYSSPGNDIVCYSKLRFADENCVIADLTICNEMGEVLMRLENFKCQQLVKDVSQSNDALKGNLFQTKWIEKQLEINSIRPAEDSVTYIITNNYNSSLFLRELLKDSIIIEPGDQHEQLNENHYQIDFKNKKSIDSLWRNNYNEINIILIFPLNVFGHPDELLTSEKCLNQISPLLNLVKSFAESAGSKFRLNLITKGSQVVTENDIISSLEYSTIHGLARSIVNELSGCQVRLIDLEEGTKDEDREHMWNTVAAIINTGDIFYEELALRNGGVFQKKIIEREIDKDLSLNTVDFQSEALQLTIAQTLGSEGFYFESTDRIDPTSNEIEILISNTSINYNDYLRLSHKITDDAAEGSFFDKNLGYECVGTVTRTGSGVSRFKEGDKVLALAPGTLQTFTNTSELLAVKCPSNLTIAESGVIINYITAIYCLRDKANLRKGDKVLIHNAAGGVGLAAIYYAKYVEAEIFATAESDEARTYLKAIGINHVFNSENLDFSTEIEELTNGKGVDVVLSELSGEILYQNFSCLAPYGVYLDISKKNTAGNSSLEKALFNHNLSHITVDIDRMLTEKQETIAYLLNDLANYIESGCLPPLPAQVFPGNKISEAIQLIDESKQFNKVVIDFSNRAVEIVNNKNNTIKAEGTYLITGGTRGLGLEVGKWLVKNGARNLALLSRSGLEDASTKAEVELMEKKGVKVKVYAADVSRLDEMQLVFNKIKEELPELVGIFHGAMVLDDGFLIDMTEERFRNVLKPKVDGAMNLHELSKESNLDCFVLFSSISSWIGNIAQANYVAANAFLDSFAFWRKGMGLAATTINLGALAESGVVARSGNLETILEGSGINSFTNVQVLQGLDFILKEKPVEVGFFNLNWSAFFKNAGKSALSLFSELNDINTDAAEEQLTEKQLGNRNILLSLDSNLQHEFVAELLQEQLGKILKISTAHIQLDKGINLLGVDSILTIELMVVIRNNFAVEIPPIEFLTGPSLKNLSAKIISNMFQAILA, encoded by the coding sequence ATGGAGAATAAAATTAAACCAATTGCTATTGTAGGGATTGGATGTAGATTTCCTGGCTTGAGTTCATCTCCCGACAAGTTTTGGGAAATGTTGATTAATAAGACAGATACTATTCGTGATGTCCCTGTTGAAAGATGGGATAATAGAAAGTTTTACAGTAAAAATGATGCCAGACCAGGGAAAATAAGAGCTAAACAGGGCGGTTTTCTTAGTGAAAGCATTCTGGAGTTTGATTCTTTATTTTTTAATATGTCACCACGGGAATCTGAATCCCTGGATCCTCAGCAGCGTATGTTATTGGAAATTGTATACGAAGCTATGGAAGATTCAGGAATGACATTAGAAGCATTTAAGGGAAGTAACACAAGTGTTTTTATCGGCGGCTTTATACTGGATAATTTGTTGACTCAGGCTTCGGGTGAAAATAAGTATAATATAAATTCACATACTGTTGCTGGTGCAGCATTGACCATGTTATCAAATAGGATATCCTATGTCTATGACTTAAAAGGGCCATCGCTCTCCATTGATACAGCATGCTCATCATCCTTAGTTGCAACGCACTATGCCTGTCAAAGTATCTGGAGCGGAGAATCCTCTATGGCTTTAGTTGGCGGTGCTAATTATATGTCTTCTCCTGAAAGCACTATTCTTGTTAGTAAAGGGAAGTTTCTTTCAGCTCATAGTCGTTGTAAGACATTTGATAGTGACGCAGGTGGATATGTTAGAGGTGAAGGTGCGGGTATTGTGCTTTTAAAACCTCTTGAGCAAGCATTAAAAGATAATGACAGAATTTATGCAACTATAGTTGGTACGGGTGTAAACCAAGACGGTCAAACTAATGGAATTACAGTTCCTAATGGAGATGCACAGCTGAAATTAATACAAAAAATACATAAGGATTATAATATAAATAAAGAAAGTATCCATTACATGGAGGCCCATGGTACAGGAACTCCGGTTGGTGATCCTATCGAATTTAAGTCTCTTAATGAGGTTGTTTCTTCTCCTGTAATCAGGAAATCCAAATGTCTGGTGGGTTCTGTGAAAACTAATATAGGTCACCTCGAAGCTGCTTCTGGTATAGCAGGATTGATTAAAACAGCATTGTGTCTTAAGCATAATGCGGTTCCGGCTAACTTGCATTTTAATAATCCTAATCCGGCATTAGGATACGAGACAAGTAACCTTAAGGTACCAACAACTTTGGAAAGGTTACCGGAAGATGAAGACTCTTTGGCTTCAATCAATTCTTTTGGTTTTGGAGGAACAAATGCACACATTGTTTTGAAACAGTACAATTCAAGCAATGTGGACAAGTATGCCACTCCTTTAAAAAGTGATCATTTTATACTTCCGGTTTCTGCAAAAAGTATTTCTGCACTAAAGGAGCTGGCCGCGAAATTCAGGAAACATATTCAGGAGAATAGTGATCAATTTGAACAAATACTTAGTAATGCAATTTATAGGAAAAGTAGTTTATCCCAACGGTTAGCCATTTTTGCTACATCCAGGGAAGATATTATTGAAAAATTAGAGGCGTATGAAGAAAATCTTTTACTAAAAGGCGTAAATCAAGGAGAGGCTCTGATCCAGAAGCCTAAGGTCGTATTTGTATACACTGGTATGGGACCGCAATGGTGGAAAATGGGCAGGGGATTAATGGAAACAGAAATTGTTTTCAATAAGGCAATTAAGGAATGTGATGATGATTTTAAAGAGATCTCCGGTTGGTCCATTTATGAAGAATTGAGTAAACCAATGGAGACTTCAAGAGTTAAGGATGCTAATATAGCACAACCCGCAAACTTTGTCATCCAGGTTGCATTGACCAGGTTAATGGAATATTACGGAATTACTCCTGATGCTGTTGTTGGGCATAGTGTTGGTGAGGTCGCATCTACCTACATATCGGGAGCATTATCATTGAAAGAAGCACTCTTTGTAAGTTACCATAGAAGCAGGCTGCAACATTCAACTGCTGGTAAAGGAGCAATGCTGGCAGTAGGACTTTTAGAAGAAGAGGTAATAGAAATGATAAAGCCGTATGAAAATGTTTCTATTGCGGCAATTAATAGTCCAAAAGCATTAACGCTATCTGGTGATTCGGAGTCACTAAAAGAGCTGCTGGAAAAGATTGAATCTGCAGGAGCATTTTGCAGGTTGTTGGATGTAACTGTACCATATCACAGTCCAATAATGAGCTTGATTAAAGATGAACTATTAGATTCGCTCGAAAATATTAAAGGTACTGAAACTAAAATAGATCTTTACTCTACAGTAACAGGAGCTAAAATTTCCGGACATGAAATCAATAATGATTACTGGTGGAAAAATGTCAGAGAACCTGTTTTGTTTTCAAAAGCTATAGACACGCTAGCCGGGGACGACTATAAGATCTTTATTGAGATCGGTCCTCATCCGGTTTTGAGAAATTCTATGATGGAATGTATCAAGAATAGTAAGGATTTCTACTTCTTACAAACTTTAAATCATAAAGAAGCAGAACAAACAAACTTCTTTGACAATGTTTCGAAACTATTTACGCTGGGATATCCAATAAAATGGGACAGGTGGATTGAAAAATCACCTTATATACCATTACCAACTTATCCATGGCAAAAAGAATATCTGTGGAGAGAATCAAAAGAGGCTTTAACTAATAGAAAGGAAAATAAAAGCCTGTTTTTTAATTCGAAAGTTGATAGTCCGTTAAAAGCCTATGAATTTGAATTGAATGAGTTCTTTTTCCCTTTTTTGAATGATCATACCGTACATGGGAAGGTAATTTTTCCTGGTGCCGGATACATTGGTTTAGCAATTGCCATGTATCAATTGGAGATTAGCCAAAAACTACCTTTAAAATTAGAAAACATAAAATTTCTTCGGGTGCTGCCTATTTTTGATGATGAAATTCAAAAATTGCACATCACCTCTAATCCTAAAAGCGGTCAGTATAGTATTCAATGTAAGAGCGGAACAGATGATGCTCATTGGACGGAAATGTCGACAGGGAAATTTGCTGTCGGAAATTTTGACGTGAATTCTCCTCTAATAGATTTGAAGGAAATAAATTCTCGTCTGCAAACTGTTTTAAGCGCAAAAGTAATCTATGAACGATTAAGACAAGCTAAACTTGACTATGGACCGTTTTTTAGCTGTATAAGAGAGATAAAAGCAGGGAACAAAGAGCTGGTAGCCAAGATTAGTATTCATCCGGATATGATAGAAAATATGGCTGATTATTTTATTCATCCAACGTTATTGGATTCTTGTTTCCAGGCCACTATTATTCTTGCTGCCGGAGAATTTGTTCCGGTATCAATTGGAAAGATTCATTGTTATTCGTCTCCTGGAAATGATATTGTATGTTATTCAAAGTTGAGATTTGCAGATGAAAATTGTGTGATAGCTGATTTAACTATTTGTAACGAAATGGGCGAAGTGCTGATGCGATTAGAAAACTTTAAGTGTCAGCAACTCGTGAAAGATGTATCGCAATCTAATGATGCTTTAAAGGGCAATTTATTTCAAACCAAATGGATAGAAAAACAGTTGGAGATAAATTCCATTAGACCGGCAGAAGATTCTGTAACTTATATCATTACAAATAATTACAACTCTTCTTTGTTTTTGAGAGAATTGTTGAAAGATTCTATCATTATAGAACCCGGAGATCAACATGAACAATTGAATGAAAATCATTATCAAATAGACTTTAAAAATAAAAAAAGCATCGATAGCTTATGGCGCAATAATTACAATGAGATTAATATAATTTTAATTTTTCCTTTAAATGTATTTGGTCATCCGGATGAATTATTGACAAGTGAAAAATGCTTAAATCAGATATCTCCGCTTTTAAATCTTGTTAAAAGTTTTGCTGAAAGCGCAGGAAGCAAGTTTAGACTGAATTTGATAACTAAAGGAAGTCAGGTAGTTACTGAAAATGATATTATTTCTTCTTTGGAATATAGTACTATTCATGGGTTAGCAAGATCAATAGTAAATGAATTATCTGGTTGCCAGGTTCGCTTAATTGATTTGGAAGAGGGGACCAAGGATGAGGATCGTGAGCATATGTGGAATACGGTTGCGGCAATTATAAATACAGGAGATATCTTTTACGAGGAGCTTGCGCTCAGGAATGGTGGCGTTTTTCAGAAGAAAATAATTGAGCGGGAAATAGATAAGGATTTGTCATTAAATACAGTTGATTTTCAGAGTGAAGCATTGCAGCTGACTATAGCTCAAACATTGGGCTCAGAAGGTTTCTATTTTGAAAGTACGGATCGTATTGACCCCACGTCTAACGAGATTGAAATCCTGATCAGTAATACTTCAATTAATTACAATGATTATCTAAGATTGTCTCATAAGATTACTGATGACGCTGCAGAAGGATCATTCTTTGATAAAAATTTGGGTTATGAATGCGTTGGGACAGTTACCCGAACAGGTTCGGGTGTTTCCAGGTTTAAAGAAGGGGACAAAGTATTAGCCTTAGCTCCAGGTACATTACAAACATTTACGAACACTTCAGAACTTTTGGCCGTTAAATGTCCATCTAATTTAACTATTGCTGAGTCGGGCGTAATCATCAATTATATTACCGCTATTTACTGCTTAAGAGATAAAGCAAATTTGCGCAAAGGTGATAAAGTATTGATTCATAATGCTGCGGGAGGAGTAGGTTTAGCCGCAATTTACTATGCAAAATATGTGGAAGCAGAAATTTTTGCTACTGCTGAATCAGATGAAGCCAGAACTTATTTAAAAGCTATAGGAATTAATCATGTATTTAACTCTGAAAACCTTGATTTTTCAACTGAGATTGAGGAACTAACCAATGGAAAAGGAGTTGATGTAGTATTAAGTGAGCTGTCTGGTGAAATCTTATATCAAAATTTTTCTTGTTTAGCACCATATGGGGTTTATTTAGATATCAGTAAGAAAAACACTGCTGGAAATTCTTCGTTGGAGAAAGCTCTTTTTAATCATAACCTTTCTCATATAACTGTTGATATCGATCGGATGTTAACTGAAAAACAAGAAACGATAGCTTATTTGCTAAACGATCTGGCTAATTATATAGAGTCAGGTTGTTTACCTCCTTTGCCTGCACAGGTTTTTCCTGGTAACAAAATTTCAGAAGCAATTCAATTGATTGATGAAAGCAAGCAATTCAATAAGGTTGTAATTGATTTTTCAAATCGTGCTGTAGAAATAGTAAACAATAAAAACAATACAATAAAGGCCGAAGGAACCTACTTAATTACAGGTGGAACGAGGGGATTAGGATTAGAGGTTGGTAAATGGCTGGTGAAAAATGGAGCTAGAAATTTAGCATTACTTAGCAGGAGTGGATTGGAGGATGCCAGTACCAAAGCAGAAGTAGAACTCATGGAAAAGAAAGGTGTGAAGGTTAAGGTTTATGCTGCTGATGTTTCGAGGCTTGACGAAATGCAACTTGTTTTTAACAAGATAAAAGAAGAGTTGCCAGAACTTGTTGGGATTTTTCATGGGGCAATGGTTTTAGACGATGGTTTCCTTATAGATATGACTGAAGAAAGATTCAGGAATGTGCTTAAGCCTAAGGTAGATGGTGCAATGAATCTTCATGAGTTGAGTAAGGAATCAAATCTTGATTGTTTTGTGCTCTTCTCTTCTATATCTTCCTGGATCGGCAATATAGCTCAGGCAAATTATGTAGCAGCTAATGCATTTTTAGACTCGTTTGCATTTTGGCGAAAAGGTATGGGACTGGCTGCAACAACCATTAACCTGGGCGCTTTAGCAGAGTCAGGGGTTGTGGCAAGAAGTGGAAATCTGGAAACAATCCTTGAAGGATCAGGCATTAATAGTTTTACAAATGTACAAGTACTGCAGGGACTGGACTTTATCCTTAAAGAAAAACCAGTAGAGGTTGGCTTTTTTAATCTCAACTGGAGTGCATTCTTTAAGAATGCAGGTAAAAGTGCACTCTCGTTATTCAGTGAACTGAACGACATAAATACAGATGCTGCAGAAGAGCAATTAACTGAAAAACAGCTTGGTAACAGGAATATATTATTGAGTTTGGATTCAAATCTTCAACATGAATTCGTGGCAGAACTTTTACAGGAACAATTAGGGAAAATTTTGAAAATATCAACTGCTCATATTCAGCTTGATAAGGGTATAAATTTACTGGGTGTTGATTCCATTCTAACCATAGAATTAATGGTGGTGATCAGAAATAACTTCGCAGTAGAAATACCACCTATAGAGTTTTTAACAGGTCCTTCTTTAAAGAATTTATCCGCGAAGATTATTAGCAATATGTTTCAGGCTATACTAGCTTAA
- a CDS encoding cyclic peptide export ABC transporter, translating into MENAVFKIHVLGIIIALIGVTYSVVAFTQLLRKKRKKDFSSKNFYNYLLGFLAVTPLFIALYFLPIALYNENFWSIKSPNYEVVQNSVIQLGLIITVFYFITRTTLFFPHVNKFHNIISSLILVSFIPGIANSFIVSIVSQFVNGGMDVRYSLIFFALATYSYVVTIRISKRKTAYLGAEMAQEFNMMVFNKVFKFSYRKFENIKSGRIYTILNDDIGSIFFFSQVAIHIFTNVVTATLVFVYLFSLNLYSTLTLLGSIGFIFVLYSFMGGPLTRAWNFSRTKREEFTNLVVGLINGFKELVLHQVQRDEYGKDMEERSSTFYQAQLKATYIDVNKTLLSEISFTVAIGISCLVLPFILHFEKQLITTYVIATLFLWGPFSNIIAGIPRIINAKISWKRIQNFLGEADTKEELYLESKESIRVSTVDKLQIKDVYYNYQINGNVDDISYGIGPINFEVNQGDIVFIIGGNGSGKTTFLKLLTGLYAPDSGHILINGKKTDSNILGEYFSVIFSDFYLFKKIYGINPERLSQVYEWLDMFGLSNKVQIKDGAYTTIDLSKGQRKRLAILKSYLEDRPIYFFDECAADLDPDFKDFFYNQLLKKMRDEGKLLIVITHDDKYFDMANKVYKMEMGTISEYNYSGVISES; encoded by the coding sequence ATGGAAAATGCTGTTTTTAAGATTCATGTTTTAGGAATAATTATCGCTTTAATAGGCGTTACTTATTCAGTAGTTGCGTTTACCCAGCTTTTACGAAAGAAGCGAAAAAAGGATTTTTCTTCGAAAAACTTCTATAATTATTTATTAGGGTTTTTAGCCGTAACTCCCTTATTTATAGCGTTATATTTTCTTCCAATTGCATTATACAATGAAAATTTTTGGTCAATTAAATCACCAAATTATGAAGTAGTCCAAAATTCTGTTATTCAATTAGGCCTGATAATTACTGTTTTTTACTTTATTACAAGAACCACGCTTTTTTTTCCGCATGTAAATAAATTCCATAATATAATTTCATCCTTAATTCTTGTCTCATTTATTCCAGGGATAGCTAACTCATTTATTGTGAGTATTGTGAGTCAATTTGTTAATGGTGGCATGGATGTCAGATATTCATTGATTTTCTTTGCCTTAGCTACTTATTCATATGTAGTAACTATAAGAATAAGTAAAAGAAAAACAGCGTATTTAGGAGCTGAAATGGCACAGGAGTTTAATATGATGGTATTCAATAAGGTCTTTAAGTTTTCTTATAGAAAATTTGAAAACATTAAAAGCGGCAGGATTTATACTATTTTAAATGATGATATTGGGTCAATATTCTTTTTCTCACAAGTAGCAATTCACATTTTTACAAATGTAGTTACAGCAACTTTAGTATTCGTCTACCTTTTCTCATTAAACCTGTACAGTACATTAACACTTTTAGGATCGATAGGATTCATATTTGTGCTTTATAGTTTCATGGGAGGCCCGTTAACCAGAGCCTGGAATTTTTCAAGGACTAAAAGAGAAGAGTTTACGAACCTTGTGGTAGGTTTAATTAATGGTTTTAAAGAATTGGTTCTCCATCAAGTACAACGTGATGAATATGGTAAGGACATGGAGGAAAGAAGTTCTACGTTTTATCAGGCTCAGCTTAAAGCTACTTATATAGATGTAAACAAGACACTTTTATCGGAGATCTCTTTTACTGTAGCTATCGGTATTTCTTGTTTGGTTCTCCCTTTTATTCTTCACTTTGAGAAACAACTTATCACCACTTATGTAATTGCAACCTTGTTTTTGTGGGGGCCTTTCAGCAATATTATCGCGGGAATACCAAGAATAATTAACGCAAAGATTTCATGGAAAAGGATACAGAATTTTCTTGGTGAAGCGGATACAAAGGAAGAGCTTTATTTAGAAAGTAAGGAGAGTATAAGAGTATCAACGGTTGATAAATTACAGATAAAGGACGTTTATTACAATTATCAGATCAATGGAAATGTGGACGATATATCTTATGGTATAGGTCCTATCAATTTCGAAGTTAATCAAGGAGATATTGTTTTTATAATAGGAGGAAATGGTAGTGGTAAAACAACTTTTCTAAAGCTTCTGACTGGCCTTTATGCACCTGATTCAGGACATATATTAATTAATGGTAAAAAGACGGACTCAAATATATTGGGTGAATATTTCTCAGTTATTTTCAGTGACTTTTATTTATTCAAAAAAATCTATGGTATTAACCCTGAGCGGTTAAGCCAAGTCTACGAGTGGTTGGATATGTTTGGTTTATCAAACAAAGTTCAAATCAAAGATGGGGCTTACACCACAATAGATCTTTCAAAAGGTCAGCGTAAACGATTGGCTATTTTAAAATCGTATTTAGAAGATCGTCCAATTTACTTTTTTGATGAATGTGCAGCCGATCTGGATCCTGATTTTAAAGATTTCTTTTATAACCAGTTGCTAAAGAAAATGAGGGATGAAGGAAAACTGTTGATAGTCATTACACACGATGATAAGTATTTTGATATGGCCAACAAGGTTTATAAAATGGAGATGGGTACAATATCAGAGTACAACTATTCAGGGGTAATATCCGAATCATAA
- the sbnA gene encoding 2,3-diaminopropionate biosynthesis protein SbnA produces MINNILDKVGNTPLIALRNEEESNLNVFAKLEFYNPTGSVKDRAAIYILNSLLNRGLIDKDTTIIESSSGNFGVALSAYTKQKGLKFICVIDKTTLPVNEMLIRLQGAEVICITEPDERGGYLLNRLKKVNEIIQKSENIYWINQYENPLNAEAYYNSLGNEICFEIPRQQLDYLFMGVSSGGTITGVSQRVKEKYPNSKIIAVDVEGSVIFGGESRKRFIPGIGSSIRPAILGSAKIDDVVTVDEYETMDSCRELLEKHNLFVGGSSGSVHAAVRKYFKANAVDKPVNIMCVFADKGERYISTIYNDDWRKMVTAYNSESISV; encoded by the coding sequence ATGATAAATAACATCTTAGATAAAGTTGGTAATACTCCTCTGATCGCACTTAGAAATGAGGAAGAGTCGAATTTGAATGTCTTTGCAAAGTTGGAGTTTTACAATCCTACTGGTAGCGTTAAGGATCGCGCTGCTATTTACATTCTGAATAGTTTATTAAATAGGGGATTGATAGATAAGGATACAACCATCATAGAATCTTCGTCTGGTAACTTTGGAGTTGCATTATCGGCCTATACAAAGCAGAAAGGCCTGAAGTTTATTTGTGTCATTGATAAAACCACCCTGCCCGTGAATGAGATGTTGATCAGATTACAGGGGGCCGAAGTGATTTGTATTACAGAACCAGATGAGCGTGGAGGATATTTACTAAACAGACTAAAAAAAGTAAATGAAATAATTCAGAAATCCGAAAATATTTATTGGATTAATCAGTATGAAAATCCTTTAAATGCTGAGGCATATTATAATTCGCTGGGAAATGAAATTTGTTTTGAAATTCCAAGACAGCAGTTGGATTATTTATTTATGGGAGTGAGTTCTGGAGGAACAATTACAGGTGTATCGCAAAGAGTAAAAGAAAAATATCCAAACTCGAAAATCATTGCTGTTGACGTTGAAGGATCTGTAATCTTCGGTGGTGAATCCCGTAAACGATTTATTCCGGGAATAGGATCAAGCATCAGACCAGCTATACTTGGTTCTGCAAAAATAGATGATGTAGTAACGGTAGATGAATATGAGACTATGGATTCTTGCAGAGAATTACTTGAAAAGCATAATTTATTTGTTGGCGGATCATCGGGATCTGTTCACGCTGCTGTAAGGAAATATTTTAAAGCAAACGCAGTTGATAAACCGGTTAATATAATGTGTGTGTTTGCAGATAAAGGGGAGAGGTATATAAGTACAATATATAATGACGACTGGAGGAAAATGGTAACGGCATACAATTCAGAATCCATATCGGTTTAA
- a CDS encoding transcription termination/antitermination NusG family protein, translating into MNNNYNGWYILYVKSRYERKINDLLKEALMESFLPQKASERQWSDHKKSKVLKVVDAMKISYGSLYSLECEILRVNSQNEVLVCFGIDSLQQDIIATIPANLLTHNAIAS; encoded by the coding sequence ATGAATAATAACTATAATGGCTGGTATATATTATATGTCAAGTCGCGGTATGAAAGAAAAATTAATGATTTACTGAAAGAGGCTTTGATGGAATCATTTTTGCCACAAAAAGCGTCTGAAAGACAATGGAGTGATCATAAAAAAAGTAAAGTTTTAAAAGTTGTTGACGCTATGAAAATCTCCTATGGATCACTATATAGTTTAGAATGCGAAATTTTAAGGGTAAACAGCCAAAATGAAGTTTTGGTTTGCTTTGGCATAGACTCTTTACAACAAGATATTATTGCTACAATCCCAGCCAACCTATTAACCCACAATGCCATAGCTTCCTAG
- a CDS encoding ornithine carbamoyltransferase, protein MITNRRHLISLNTLSDQELSQLVHRGLSYANGVIKDHLPLQGLIIGIYFRKTSTRTRTSFSSAALRLGAQIISYGPNDLQENTGETLQDTAKVLSMMLDGVVARTAGTQKEMETIASYENMAVINAMTENEHPTQALADLTTMLQHFGNLSGLRILYLGEGNNTATALALSVPRFHGTQLFFRTPPGYGIPEETLLSAQRQAEIHGSIVEEQHDMENLPENIDVIYTTRWQTTGTTKIDVNWKEIFEPFKVSQKLLDKYPNAIFMHDLPAHRDEEVDASVLDGPRSIAFKQAGNKLHSACAVLEWCLNPTDLI, encoded by the coding sequence ATGATAACAAATAGACGACACCTTATCTCATTAAATACTCTTTCTGACCAAGAGCTTTCTCAATTGGTTCATCGCGGGTTATCTTATGCAAATGGTGTTATAAAAGACCACTTACCCTTGCAAGGATTAATCATCGGAATTTATTTCCGCAAGACATCAACCCGCACAAGAACTTCATTCTCTTCTGCAGCCTTACGCTTAGGTGCTCAGATTATATCTTATGGTCCGAATGATTTACAGGAAAATACAGGAGAAACGCTTCAAGACACAGCAAAAGTTCTTTCAATGATGTTAGATGGCGTAGTAGCAAGAACTGCTGGCACTCAAAAAGAAATGGAAACAATTGCTTCATATGAGAATATGGCGGTTATTAACGCAATGACTGAAAATGAACACCCAACACAAGCTTTAGCTGACCTTACCACGATGCTACAACACTTTGGCAATCTTTCAGGCTTGCGCATTTTATATTTGGGTGAAGGAAATAATACTGCAACTGCTTTGGCTTTATCTGTTCCAAGATTTCATGGTACACAATTATTTTTTCGTACTCCCCCAGGATATGGTATACCAGAAGAAACACTACTATCTGCACAAAGACAAGCAGAAATACATGGATCTATAGTAGAAGAGCAACATGACATGGAAAATCTTCCCGAAAACATCGATGTAATTTACACTACCAGATGGCAAACTACCGGCACAACTAAAATAGATGTAAATTGGAAGGAGATTTTTGAGCCATTTAAAGTTTCTCAAAAATTACTGGACAAATATCCGAATGCAATATTTATGCATGATTTACCCGCACACCGAGATGAAGAAGTTGATGCCTCAGTTCTGGACGGCCCCAGAAGTATTGCTTTCAAGCAAGCTGGCAATAAATTACATAGCGCTTGCGCTGTGTTAGAATGGTGTCTGAATCCGACCGATTTAATTTAG